One Styela clava chromosome 4, kaStyClav1.hap1.2, whole genome shotgun sequence genomic window, tttttgtttattcgaAAAAacttgctcaaagcaaggtcatgcAAACTCACTCAGTATCTGAGCCAGGTTACAGATGACCACTGAAATGCCAAGCCCTACCATATGCTTACCATGCGTcacggtttagccgggacactCACGATTTTAGGAAGTTGTCTGGTAGACTTAAATGTCCTGGTAATGTAGTATGACggtcataaattttttttttttatttgatatcaaTACATTAATGTAATTTATCACTGATTTGCAACTCATTTCACTAGTTCAGATGGAtagaaaaattgttatttttttactgAGTTGAAGAAAGATAAAGATTTccattatttgaagcaaagaccaataaatgatattttaataagATTGACGAGCTAATTTTGATGGCCGTAATCTACCCACAATGTTAGGAAAAAAGATCAAAACTATTAATGAGCCTCAAAATCCAACCAAGGTTAGCTTGTCCAATCTGTACTGTCCCGTTTTTTGCATCAGATATATGGTATACCTATATAGATTGGTGATGATTGGTTACACGACCAGAAAATGTTAAATGATTCAAGTAGCCTATAATGTTCTACGccatcaaaaaaaattaaaatttctctCACCTGCAGAATTACCGAAGTGGTTGATTGAGATTCAATTTCATCCAAATTACACTTAATGTTAACACATCGCGTACTTCTTTTGTTACATGCAAATGTTATCTTGCTTATGAAGCCACCACTTGCAGTCACTTCAGCTTCTGGTGCTATCTATTTTGaaattacataaatttattGAGCTTGGAACGGGTCATGCCACTTGCCAGATACAACAAGATCAAAGAATCAAAGCTGATAATGGGGGAGCTACGTAATAAAACAGGGTgcgcaattacttttctgagtgggccagttacaggtAATacacttggttactgggccagaGACTCAAacttaatatgaaaaattatgaataaaaacagattatttacaaattatttaCAACAGATAAGTCGATGTACATACAAGACTCTCAAtgtataataataagaagcatagtgtaacaatcggggtcattatgacgATTTTTTCATCTACGGTATATTTTCaatggaaatttatattcatgaaaacTATAGTTGTAATTTCGATTTCCCTCAGTTATAACTCTAACCAGAAATCCAAGGAATAAATGCTAGATTTTCTTGTATGACTACGCAAGTTTGAATTTTGTGGAAGATTTGTATATGCAATAGGGTTGCTGGACTCTTTGGTACCCCGGGCACTATCTGGAACTCCTGACTTGGTCAGGAGGTCATCCTCCCATTTATGCTAATATCTAAACTTTATTTGTTGGAAGTTTTCTCCAAGAACTTTGTGAAATTCTATCAGTCAGTATACGCTATCTATAGATGTTAGGATAGACCTACGGGGATATCATGTCAGATATAATCTTCTATACTTATGCATCCCGGTTTTATTTGAGGACCcgagaccttgctttgagcaaacttatcTTATTAACACATTTGCTATCTTACCTTGGAATATGATTCAGTTTCTCTCTTGCTTCTAATATTTGCAGGTGCTTGCAGCCGTGGGTCCAACTGGAGAACATTTACATAACTGAAGTAAAAAGTAAAATAGCAAAATTAAGTAAAAGGTTTTTCAAATTCGCCAAATcgatttaatttttgaaacattcttGTTGAACAAGTTCTACAAGATTCTTGAAATAATTGTCGAATTTtcggtaatttaaaaaaaatctgttgAAGTTTCTCTCCGCTTCTTCCTGCGTCTTTTAATATTACGCTAAAGGCTACATTCCGTTAaacgaaaaaaagaaaactaaCTTTCCACTACATGTTCCAGCAGGCACTGGACTTCCAGCTATTACATCTGATGCCACCAAATAAAGCAGCCATTTTCCGTTATTTATTTCCATAGGAAAATCAATATTCACGACTATTCCAGAGGCTGGTTGACTTCCTGCAAAATTACGAGTCAAATCAAGTTATAAAATTCTATTTTGAAGTCGCAGCTGATCATATCATATCATACCTTGATTTATTACATTGAATGTATACACAGTCAAAGGCCCAATATCTTCAGTAGTTTGCATACCACTCTCACCAAGTATTTCTTTTTCTCTGTACCACACCTAGAATttacatgaaaaaaatttagtattgACTAGGGTCGTGTTTCCCAATCCATTTCTTAAAGAAAAGTTATTTCTTATTTTGCTGCAAAACTTGACATAAAATGatcatattgttattataaaCATTGAGAAGTATGATTTGCTGTATCAGACATTAATAAAGTGAAATTCCCTCTTCAATATCGCATGaattctattaaaaaaaaagtaaatgcaTCATGAGTttgggataggatttatatatttatctctGGGCAGagtaaagccgataagatgacaCAGCAACAAGTTCGTGAAATTCAAATCAAGTGAATCAAAGTTATAAATacgacgctccagaagtatgtgtaccaatgtggaggtaactaattttgttcgtctattttacatcaagttgtgtaaaagaactgaaacctatgggaagggggatattcacttggctaacacagacagtccctgaactcgtgataaaactaaataaggaaaatcggaaccctatcttggtacaaatacaaCGGGAGTACCATAAATACTTCGACATATGACAGtatgaaaacatttttaacTTTCATAATATTGGTTCAACTATTTGATGTTAATTTTCAATGCTTCATGCTAAATGATAATCGATcttaatttcaatttcaatgCATTTCCAATTACGCAGGATTGATGACTACAGTAATTATCGAGTGAGTAAGAATTTTAAACATACCTGCTCAGGTTGAGCAAAAACATTCAGAGAAATATCTAGTTCAATCATTACTCTTGCTTTAAGTAATATTGGTGCAATATCAGGATTTTCACTTGATGTTGACCCTTTTATTTCAAGTTCGATCTAAagcataatttttattcatttaaatagGCAAAAGACATTAGCTgagtattaaaaattatttggtaTTCTGTGTAAATCTGTTAATTAATTATATTCTATTTTACTAATAAGCCATGCTCACCAACTTATCCTGTGGAGTAAGCCTTGAAACACCAAGTATTATTTTAATCTCATCTTTTGTTTCTGGTTTATATGGATTTCCAAGATCACATTTAATGAAGGATAACTTATCTGAAATAAGGTAATAGTGAattcatgaaaatataatgaatatatGATTTTATATGCTGCATTGGAATGATAATGGTGTAAAATAATGATACCAGTTACATTCAATCCTTGGTGAACATGTCTTCACTTGGAAAAAATGGAAAAGCGTTCATGTCTATACCATAAACACAACTAGTTGAATGTATATAGTACACTTTTACAAATTCATCTTCTTAGAACTCAAAATATATTGCTTTTTAAGATGGCTTTATAATATGGTAAGATGCATCTGTGTTACCTCTCTACTTCAGATATATACATAGCtagtgatatatttattttactcaGATGTTACTTAATATGAGTTTCAAGGAGAACAACATtgcatttgaaacatttttgcaaGTTTAGTGCAAGAAAAATAAGAAGTTGTGAGGcaccaaaaataatttatttgagtaACAGTATACCAATAAATCAGTTGTTAAAAAACATTATGACATGATTTCATACTCAGAAGCAAGAACTATTCTTGATGAAATTACTATACCTGAAGTGGTCGGGTAACAAACAATTCGGCTAGACTGATCTTCCACTGtgtaattattaaaatcaatattaGGAGGCAATAATACTGTGAGGAAAGACTGATGTGCTTCTTCTCCATCATTCACTACAAGAATTTTAACAGGAAGCTCTGATTCATCACCTGATTTGAGTGTaaagaaagtatgtttattttgattttccatcACAAACAATGTGCACCTGTCTCTCACCGAGTCACAAAAAACATTACGTCAAAATGCACATACATGCGGtaagtaaaaaaacatatatatatatataaaaaatgaaaaaattatagaggttttaaatttttcaaaatataaagttTGCAATATGTTGAACTAAACAAGAATTGAATTGTGAATCAAGCTTGTTAAAATCAGGTTctaatgaaaaatatgacagtgctaacaataaaaatttgtagATAATTAAATTAAAGATCACATAGATAGATAAAACATatgcaatttaaaattgtttcaaattataACTTCAAATGGTCACTATATCAAAATATTCCTACCCACAACAACTTCTTCTGGCATTGATGCACTGAGTTTTAAATCACTCTGACAACCATCATCACCACAAGATGTTTTTATTCgaactattttttgtttttctttatcCAGATCAGCATCAAGAATGGGATCCTTAATCATGTTGAAAATTTCTTCACCAATTTTTTCTCGTTCAATTTCATCTAAATCTAAATCaaattctgtaaaataaaaaaaatgatgtaaaaTTGGAAGTTTGTTTTATAGATTATAAAGGTTGCAAAACATTTGGAAGCTCACCCATTTTCAGTCCAATATCACTCAGTTTATCTTCTGCaccattgttaaaaaatatcaaatgtgAATTTTGTTCTGGGCAAACTTTTTCTCCTgttaaattttcataataataatataagtaACCTGCTACTAGTGAAAGTTATAAGACTAAATTACAATGAGATTTCTCACCAGCTTTAGGTAGAGTCAGCTTTCTCTTTATAACTGAAGGACCATCAATAGTGTGAAAGTTTACTCTTGGAGATTTAAGTTCATCTTGACGAATACTATCTAATGTTAGTTTATAAGTGATATCCACATTTTCTGAGTATTCATCATGTCGAGCATGgtatctgaaaataaaacaacaaattatGACTTTGTGAAACTTTTCATATCTTCAATTAAAGATTTTTTGTGCCAAAAGTTTTTCTTCCAAGAAGTGAAAGTGGAAACAAGAAAGTACTTCACTGTATAATAAACACTTACACAAAGCAGTAGCTAATATCAAAACATGCATGATTTCCGCCAGGTGTTGAACAATTCTTGTCTTCAAGATCAATTTCAGTCAGACTTATATCAAAAGACATGTTAACACTGATGATTGGGCGAGTCCTGtatgatatttaaataaaagGTAGGTAAACACTGTGAGAAATTAAAACTAGTTCACAGAAttaaaagaaacaaaacaatatatccAACAGCGAGAAATCATGTTCCCTTTAtaaattcttcttctttttaCCTGAGCAGTGCAACTTGATCAGAAAGAGTTCCAATCAATAAATCAGGATACTTATTGCTATCTGCATCAACTTGTCCAGATAATGATGCACCGAATCCAACAATATTTTCTATTCCCGAACCTTCGAGCTTGGTGTAATCAATCGCATTCACAACCTGTGCCTTAATAGGTTTTCCTTCATTCGATCCTAGATTATAATAGACACAAATAATTGTTAGCATGACAAGATAGTAATGCAATAAGATATAGATAGACCTTTATCATTGACATTCAATTGCCTAAAATGATTAGACACAAAACCCATGTAATCGGCATAAAACTCAGGAGTTGGTGAGCTTTTCAACATTAGCAAATTTTAGGGTAAATCAAGCCACACAcaatcacaaatattttttgtaaatgataAATTGAAAGCCATCGGCCCTACATTAGAAGGTATATTCATATTAACCTTAACAACAATTGCAGTAGTTGATTATTCAAATCCAGTCacttttcaaacttttaatGTAGAAAAAAGTCATGAAGTCTATTCATTTCCATTAAAATGTATACTAAGTGATAGCATACACTATATATTATTTGGTAATGTTTTGGAATCACACAGAGGTTACTGTGGAATATTATATAAATGCAATGAGAAAATGTTGTCAGCATTTAAGAACGAGTTTCTGTTCTTATTTTAGTGTGATGGCTTTTGTTTAATTACTGATATGTGGTGAGCCTTGAACAAAGATCATTTCAGATAGCCTTTACATTGACATATTAGGTTGTTTCTGCAAATTGCATCTGagcctaatatatatatatatacctgtaAGTGGAATGGAAGTATTATAATTCCtatattgtattttgtattAAAGGATTTTACGATACTGGGAAAAGCATATTATGAGCTATCATTTGTTCAGCTTActggtatatatattatatatgcatTATTGCTGTGTACCACTGTATTTTTTGTGTGGCAAATATGTGGGAAACCTTCTCAAATCACTTTACCtctaaatatatgaactacACCATTTTCATTTTCATAAGGTGCTCCAACTGCAAAATCGTTATAACCATCTTGATCTATGTCACCCAATGCAGCAACTGAGTGACCAAAGTATGAATCGGGCTGTCCATAAATTACTTGTGGTTCAACGTTACtgtaaaaagaaataatatttatcatttgAGAGATGATACCATCCACCGCAAATTATATTTTCCTGTTTTAATACCTCATTCCGCTTTGTCCATTCAAGTAAATATATACTGCCCCTCCTCTCTTGTTTTGATTGGAGTATTCATAATATTGTGGTGCTCCCACAATTAAGTCATCCAACCCATCACCATTAATATCAGTCAATGCAATTGCATATCCAAAACTTGATCCGATAGTTTCACCAAGCAACACATTAGCAGGGTCTGGTACCAGTGTTATATCACCGGAACTGTCTGATAAAAGCAACATAGGAATACATTAAAAGAATATCTTCATTACAATTTAATCAAATAGAATAACAAACTGCAATAGTGAATAATactgggtactcctgaagtatgtgaaccaagatggcggacaccggaatgagtatgtgtaccaggtcagggttaggtcataatttcaggtacaaatactacgggagtcacttggctagtccccgaactcgtaatagaactaaaatacgaaaaattggaataaaattatggcctaaccctaacttggtacacaaactgcattccggtgtccgccatcttggttcacatacttcgggagagTCTAATATTGTTTGTAGAACTTATTTTTTAGTATAATGGTCTAGTGTTCAAACCAATATTCAACTTGGAAATTTCAGTTTTCATTAGATGGTACTGGTACAACAATTAACTCAGTTTATTCTAAGCTGGTTGCTACCTATCTTATTTAGTCTGATTAAAACCGAATCTCTGAATCTACTATCTTTATGAAACAATATTGTTTGACATGCTCAACTAagggcaattttttttaaattttaatgcaAAAATATCTCAGATTTGATACTTCAGGAAACCTCTCCTGTGTAACTATTATCTCGAGGGTATTCGTTTTACTTGATTCATTGCTGTGCCAATTGACACTTTCTTGTGTTTTTTTGAGTTAAAAATTAGCACAGCTTTTTCACCTTCTTGGCAGGCTAAACGAAATGTCATAGTTATTTAGACACATCGAACCTTATTTAAGTTAAGGCTATCATATTTCTCATACCTTAACCTATCTTTCAAACTTGATAACTTCATTTAACATACAATATATATGCATTACTGCAAGACATACCGTACATACTTTATTCCAATTGATACAATTTGTATTAAATTACCTgtattttttctgaaaaatactACTGCGCCAGTATGATTTCCTCTTGGTGCTCCTGCAGCATAGAATACCTCATTAGAACCTGGATTGATTGCGTTACTTGTTGCTACTGAAAGACCCATGTAACTGTCTCTCATCAGTGGAAGTCTGAAAATTATGATGGGTCATAAAATGATGATAATATAGCATATAAGATATACAGTTGTATTAAAAGATGAGAAAGTCATGAAAAAGCCATATCAATTTTAAGGCAAGTTTTGCTGAAACATTACTCAATTAAATTTGTTGTCTGTTTCACCCTACCTTGTTGATAGGAATCATGTGTACACTTGTCGGTGAGTAGCCAAACACATGTAGGCacgttatttcaaaaattactataattcTTGTTTGATATCCAGATATCTtcttttttctatttgtttgtttaaAACCTCTATTTTTGTTTGTAGCTGTTGACAGTGACTTTATATATGTCACTTTTTGTGTTTTGATACTTTGCAATAGGTTCTAAGATCTCTATATAGTACCACAATCTTACTTATCACACTTAAGACTGGAAGAATCTTTCTCTTTATTGTAGCATGTAGGAGTTTGGTACATATCTGGTCGTCCAGATTCCTCATCAAATATGGATGCTAAAGGTGTAGTGGGTGAGTAGGTTGGCATATCAATATCAAACATTGCTCCTGACCATGCCCATGTACCAGGTGCTCCTGTAAAgatgaatgaaatattttgtaaaatgtatACCAAATTTATGTaaatcaacaatgattttcAGTCATCATTCAATGTGATAATGTGTAATAATGCCTGACCCGTAAGTGTTGTGAATATATATGATAAGTGTGAATAAAATCATGCAAAGCATTTTAATGTTTAACAAAACAAATATCAGtgaattatatttcaattcaatattatatttcgaaatatgtatataatagtctatttttttttcaagttatgACTGCAGTCTTGAGTGTGTTCCCATCTTTGCTCCAAAGAAAGCTCTGGACAAGCAGACATATTTTACAATTGAAAACTATGTACAACAAGTTTTAAATGGCTGATGGTGgtttatatattaaatgaatataaaacaacTGTAATTAAGTCTGTAACTTGAAATAGTTGTACTTGCATATGTGAATGACTGTTTAACACACAATGAAATCCTAAAAATTATGCTTTGACTATATTTGCAAATCATTGAGTGATGTGAAACAGTGAATGCAGGAAAATCACTTCACACAGGTGAGATATGCATTCAATCAGTTTTCACCCAGAATATATTGTTCATCACGAATCGATATAGAAGATCCTGCTTGCATGTATCCATatcttttgtttgattttagCATGAAATTTCGATCTCTTTCTATATCTGATAGTACGTCACAAGGTGAAGCTAGATATCAAGACATTAATTCCTTTTGGTTTCTCTAAATCAGAGGTGTGCAAGAGGTATCTCGCGGGTCACAACCCagcccgccaagccatttagtgtgatCCTTGTCAAAactcagatttttccccatcaagtATAAAAATCTAACTTTTGTCAAAGCTGATGGTAATAAACTATGCAAGAACTCGAATTTTCAAGTGTCccgctaatgttaaaaaaataaagttatgcattgtgagaattttttaattcgttgtgtacatggaaaaacCAATTCTTTTTGTGTGGCTCGGcaagatgtctgaagttggctATATGGCTCACCAACAAAAGATGATTTGATTCACAAAATGTTGGAAGCACATATTTCATTACATCACTGATCACCACTTTTAGGAATACAATCACATGAATGAAAGTGATCATACCAGTGATAATCTGTGAACACCTCTTTGCTACAAGGTGATTCAGTTATCTACTGGTTGTTACAAACTTCACCAATCAAATCATTTATGCACTTTGCGCAATCATCTGTTTGGCTATTATAATTTCTTACCTTGCTTGCAAAGGTAAAAAATTACAGCTTACGATTATTTTCTTCCTCAGTGTGTACATGAAGCCCTgccctgttttatttttaaattaggtATATCATGGGAGCATTTTCATTGCAGAAAATATACTGCAACAAGTATGAATTCTAAACTAGTACATAATATGATATTCATTTTAACTTATTGTTCAAAGTTAGTTTCATGTCACCCACATTTTACCCAATATATACTCAGATTCAGTAAATGCAATTGAGGCACCGGATTGTGCATATGCATATAAATGCTTTTGATTCTGGAGTCGTGGAGAGAACTTTGCACAAGGAGAAGCTATAAAATAGAAgcttattcaaataaaattgggcCTCATTATTAAAAAGTTTACAAATTTGTCATAAATTGTTTTTCATTGCTCAGACAGACagatgaaataaaacaatagaaaaataaaaatgtgtatttCATCTAGGAGTAGAAACTCTAATAATGTTTTAATGTGTTTTTTCCAAACTGTGGCCAATGCATTCAACAATGTGTACAGACATATACAACTAAAGACTATAATACAGATCATAAAGAATTAGTTTAATTAATATACTTACATATAAACTTCGTTGTGAGTGAGGCACTATTTGGTGGTACTTCAGTGATAAGTCCATTATCAGTAGCTAAACATAAACATCAAAATTCATCAAAgatgatattttgaataattacaGTCACagattaaaatttgtaaaaagacAAGTATTTTTTTAGAAGAGTAATTCATCGCTCTTTCGACACAGAGTTATGCTAATTGCACTCTACATATCTAATTCAATGTGGCATATTACAGACTACTAgtggttaaaataaaaaatagtatatTTGTACCATTCAGAAGAAAACATTTTCCACAAACACGTTCAACTTCATTTTGACTTCCAGTGTATAAATGTTGAGTGAATCTGTGTGCGCATGATATCAAAAACTTCCCAGGTCCTTGTAAATATATAACAAACATTTGGTAAATTAAACTATTTAACTagacgaaaaaaaaatattagacaGAACCTATTGGGGGTAAATTGTatactatatatttaaatacaagGTAAATATAAATTAAGCAAATAACCATATACGaaacattcaatttttttatcatttctaaGCATATTGATGAGAAACATTAACCCCTTTTACCAGTTGAACCAAAAAAGGTATAAATCATTTTCAATGTGGCCATCAGTTGAACATTGGAAATGACCAACCAACCTATATATTATACCAACAGTTTATCATGGAGGCACATTCTACTGTCGATTAATGATATCATATCACTATTAATTGATTAACGATCAGTAGCTTTGAAAAACAAGATAgcagaagaaaaaaataataatcttaTGAAAAGGAGTTATGTTAATTATACAGACCTTGACTCATCAGACTAACTCCAAGCCATTGATTACTCTTAATAAACCTTGTACCAGATCCTGATAGAGTAGTATCACCTGAAATAATAGAAAAGTATATAAGGGGACAAAAACTATACGACTCAACAGAATATCATTgagaaacaacaataattaCTGAAGTTGAACTGAGATTAGGcattttgataataaatttcTTCATTCCCCGGTCTCAAAAGTCAAAATATTCCTGTtatcaattcaaaatttgaatggaGTTGAAATATCACCAAATTCATCTGTGAACAGATATCTATCTGTTTGAGGTTTTTGACTGATGAGTAATTTTCATAATTAGCCTGGTTATTAGGAAGAGGAGAAAGTGATGAATCAGTCATGATGGCTTTCTCACCTATGAATAATGTACATCGCATTCTATTCAATTACAAGCACAAATACATTTTTGcacatatcattaaaaatacctCCAGCATCCATATTTACACGAGCACAATCTTTAGGATTTGTTGTCACAGGACAGTAGAATATTCCACCCGGATTTCTTGGAGTATTCCGACTTCTTTGTAAAATAGAAGCTTCTGCAGTTGGTCCACCAACAACTAGAAGTGTATCTCGTGCTCCACCTTAAAAACATCATTAAAACATTAGATTCTTGTGTAGttcatttcaatataaatataatattttagttctagCTTTGATCACCATCAGAAAAATAATCAATTCACTATCAATAATCAATTCCCATGCACGCCAGACAATGCCGAATTGATAAGATTATGGATTATCTAAAAAATATCAGctacttatacttatatatcaCTGGATGTAAAGGAAACACTTGTACATGGTGAAATTAATCATATAGAAAAGCTTAATTTGGATTAATTGAAGATAAGCCTTCGGTaccaaaatattgaatatcaacTGCTTTGCTATTTACATATCAGCATACAAGTCAGTCtctgaataatataataataaataaaatagaataatatggGTATTCACTGAGGAGTAATAAAAGgtactttaaatttaattttagtgtTAAATAATAACAAGATTAGTGATAAATACTTACCTACCTAATTTcttgataataatttttaaaaaataagttacaTTATTTGCACTCTTAGTATAACCGGTTTCTTTCGTAATATTATAGCATGTAAGTgtttataatttgtttttattatatgaGGGTTCTTGATTTTACCCCCATAATATGGTGAGAGCTCAAATCCTAATGCTCACTAATGCTATTGTTTGAAAAGAATTAcatattaagaaaaaaaattcattatgtAATTCCTTCAACTTACTTGAATCGTCAGTGGATATTCGATGTTGAGCAACACTGAAGCCAAACATACTTGATGATGGCCCATACTTGAATAGTGGCAAACGATCTTCCAAATTGTAACTTGAAACAAGTTGTACTATAGTGAAAATGATTAGCATGCATCCAAATTTATAATGTCTTGATGAGTGTCCTTGGTccattttgttgaaaatataaacAAGGTTGCAAATCTTTTATTAACAACTAGATGTGATGAGAAGATTATATAGTTCAGTGAATATTTATTAGGGATCTACATATAAATAAAGAAAGttatattatttcattatttagttAATGCATAGATATTATAATCATCATAACAGTAGAAGTTCATCTCGattgataacaaaattaaaattgattgtcTATCGTGAGGAAATGGTTTGAGAAAATATCCAAACATCAAAAAGTACGAAAGTAATGATATAAGTATACCATATAAATTAAATCCTGTGGCAGGAACAGGCGGACACAAATACTAGGTGCTGCTAGTTTACAACTACTATACTAGGCAACAATTTGCAAAATTGTGTTGGTGAAGAAGCATACAAAGCAAATTAGCAGTAAAGAACAAAAAATGATATACTATATCTCAGataatatttcataattatAACCTATTTTGCGAGAAATGATATCAACA contains:
- the LOC120326370 gene encoding integrin alpha-6-like, which encodes MDQGHSSRHYKFGCMLIIFTIVQLVSSYNLEDRLPLFKYGPSSSMFGFSVAQHRISTDDSSGARDTLLVVGGPTAEASILQRSRNTPRNPGGIFYCPVTTNPKDCARVNMDAGGDTTLSGSGTRFIKSNQWLGVSLMSQGPGKFLISCAHRFTQHLYTGSQNEVERVCGKCFLLNATDNGLITEVPPNSASLTTKFISSPCDVLSDIERDRNFMLKSNKRYGYMQAGSSISIRDEQYILGAPGTWAWSGAMFDIDMPTYSPTTPLASIFDEESGRPDMYQTPTCYNKEKDSSSLKCDKLPLMRDSYMGLSVATSNAINPGSNEVFYAAGAPRGNHTGAVVFFRKNTDSSGDITLVPDPANVLLGETIGSSFGYAIALTDINGDGLDDLIVGAPQYYEYSNQNKRGGAVYIYLNGQSGMSNVEPQVIYGQPDSYFGHSVAALGDIDQDGYNDFAVGAPYENENGVVHIFRGSNEGKPIKAQVVNAIDYTKLEGSGIENIVGFGASLSGQVDADSNKYPDLLIGTLSDQVALLRTRPIISVNMSFDISLTEIDLEDKNCSTPGGNHACFDISYCFVYHARHDEYSENVDITYKLTLDSIRQDELKSPRVNFHTIDGPSVIKRKLTLPKAGEKVCPEQNSHLIFFNNGAEDKLSDIGLKMEFDLDLDEIEREKIGEEIFNMIKDPILDADLDKEKQKIVRIKTSCGDDGCQSDLKLSASMPEEVVVGDESELPVKILVVNDGEEAHQSFLTVLLPPNIDFNNYTVEDQSSRIVCYPTTSDKLSFIKCDLGNPYKPETKDEIKIILGVSRLTPQDKLIELEIKGSTSSENPDIAPILLKARVMIELDISLNVFAQPEQVWYREKEILGESGMQTTEDIGPLTVYTFNVINQGSQPASGIVVNIDFPMEINNGKWLLYLVASDVIAGSPVPAGTCSGNYVNVLQLDPRLQAPANIRSKRETESYSKIAPEAEVTASGGFISKITFACNKRSTRCVNIKCNLDEIESQSTTSVILQIHVWEPTFLEEFTHVDLVHIQTQISLASSIENVRFKGNKTHGMVQTTVDHDFFKTDIRSTFPWWYILLAIIALLLIYILVIFILLKCGFFRRKRYSHTANDEDDSKVVLEEVRKRDADEGTEI